One Prinia subflava isolate CZ2003 ecotype Zambia chromosome 8, Cam_Psub_1.2, whole genome shotgun sequence DNA window includes the following coding sequences:
- the SH2B2 gene encoding SH2B adapter protein 2 isoform X2 — protein sequence MNGDALCQEPSSPLPDWREFCKLHAQAAAVDFAQKFCQFLKENPHYDTPGAETSFSHHFTANFLDIFSLEVSRVFVSDSPTKYNIVPFVGLQNCHVPYGREVTPRKEETSTESLDSMDAPLGASRYLTPAQQVQAHKVSSYGQSRSSEDVSIHAAAKPKFKKGFSLRNMSLCVVDGMKEMWHRKSSPEPGAEAALGGRRAEREPWPAGGKEPGDPREKWTHKLRLSKVPSSKVELVDIQREGTLRYMVADDTNCVGSSQWQKCRLLLRKAVKVEGERFLLEFYVPPKASKPKVSIPLSAIIEVRTTMPLEMPDKDNTFVLKVENGAEYILETIDSLQKHSWVADIQDCIDPGDSGDDIELVSCAQGACLPGRTTSSSCEFLNDEVPRPPDRCALPSTHNTAMATAVPVPHGRGRDSLGELLTHVPLESFLQTLESSPAAGEDSEAEAEINLSDFPWFHGTLSRIKAAQLVLFGGARSHGLFVIRQSETRPGEYVLTFNFQGKAKHLRLSLNESGQCHVQHLWFQTIFDMLRHFHTHPIPLESGGAADITLRSYVVAQSPQPDTGPPPPLVSQPPGCRADLPPPHYFCSTAPTGPPVPPPTEGVAVAPTVPVPAPYHRLEGALGPRSRSDSAERRPEPAAASAEDYHEADSARSRTRAVENQYSFY from the exons ATGAACGGCGatgccctgtgccaggagccctcCTCCCCGCTCCCCGACTGGAGGGAGTTCTGCAAGCTGCACGCCCAGGCAGCCGCCGTGGACTTCGCCCAGAAGTTCTGCCAGTTCCTGAAGGAGAACCCCCACTACGACACCCCTGGGGCAGAGACCTCCTTCTCCCACCATTTCACCGCCAACTTCCTGGACATCTTCAGCCTGGAGGTCAGCCGGGTGTTCGTGTCCGACTCTCCCACCAAGTACAACATCGTGCCCTTCGTGGGGCTGCAGAACTGCCACGTGCCCTACGGGCGGGAGGTCACCCCCAGGAAGGAGGAGACGTCCACGGAGTCCCTGGACAGCATGGACGCCCCGCTGGGCGCCAGCCGGTACCTGACCCCGGCCCAGCAGGTGCAGGCTCACAAGGTCTCCTCCTACGGGCAGTCCCGCAGCTCGGAGGACGTCTCCATCCACGCCGCTGCCAAGCCCAAGTTCAAGAAAGGCTTCTCCCTGAGGAACATGAGCCTGTGCGTGGTGGACGGCATGAAGGAGATGTGGCACCGCAAATCCTCCCCGGAGCCGGGCGCCGAGGCCGCGCTGGGCGGCCGCAGGGCCGAGAGGGAGCCGTGGCCGGCGGGGGGCAAGGAGCCCGGGGACCCTCGGGAGAAATGGACACACAAGCTGCGCCTGTCCAAGGTGCCCTCGTCCAAGGTGGAGCTGGTGGACATCCAGAGGGAGGGGACGCTGCGCTACATGGTGGCCGATGACACGAACTGTGTGGGGAGCTCGCAGTGGCAGAAGTGCCGCCTCCTGCTGCGGAAAGCGGTGAAGGTGGAAGGAGAGAGGTTCCTCCTGGAGTTTTATGTCCCTCCAAAG gcTTCCAAACCCAAGGTGAGCATCCCGCTGTCGGCCATCATCGAGGTGCGCACCACCATGCCCCTGGAGATGCCTGACAAAGACAACACCTTCGTCCTAAAG GTGGAGAATGGGGCCGAGTACATCCTGGAGACCATTGACTCCCTGCAGAAACACTCGTGGGTGGCTGACATCCAGGACTGCATCGACCCTGG ggacagtggggATGACATTGAGCTGGTGTCCTGTGCACAGGGAGCCTGTCTGCCAGGCAGGACAACCTCGTCCAGCTGCGAGTTCCTGAATGATG AGGTACCCAGGCCACCAGACAGatgtgccctgcccagcactcaCAACACTGCCATGGCCAccgctgtccctgtgccccacgGCCGGGGCAGGGACTCCCTGGGGGAGCTCCTCACCCACGTCCCACTGGAAAGCTTCCTGCAGACGCTGGaatcctccccagctgctg GGGAGGACAGCGAGGCCGAGGCTGAGATCAACCTGTCTGATTTCCCCTGGTTCCACGGGACTCTGTCACGGATCAAGGCAGCCCAGCTGGTGCTCTTTGGGGGCGCCCGCAGTCACGGCTTGTTCGTCATCCGGCAGAGCGAGACGCGGCCGGGCGAGTACGTGCTGACCTTCAACTTCCAGGGGAAAGCCAAG CACCTGCGCCTGTCGCTGAACGAGAGCGGGCAGTGCCACGTGCAGCACCTCTGGTTCCAGACCATCTTTGACATGCTGCGCCACTTCCACACGCACCCCATCCCGCTGGAGTCGGGCGGCGCAGCCGACATCACCCTCCGCAGCTACGTGGTGGCCCAGAGCCCGCAGCCCg ACACCGGCCCCCCGCCACCCCTCGTGTCGCAGCCGCCGGGCTGCCGGGCCGACCTGCCACCTCCACACTacttctgcagcacagcacccacGGGCCCGCCGGTGCCACCACCCACTGAGGGGGTGGCCGTGGCCCCCACTGTCCCGGTCCCCGCACCCTACCACCGCCTGGAGGGTGCCCTGGGCCCCCGGAGCCGCAGCGACAGCGCCGAGCGCCGGCCGGAGCCCGCTGCCGCCAGTGCCGAGGACTACCACGAGGCTGACAGTGCCCGGAGCCGCACCCGGGCGGTGGAAAACCAGTACTCCTTCTACTGA
- the SH2B2 gene encoding SH2B adapter protein 2 isoform X1, translating to MNGDALCQEPSSPLPDWREFCKLHAQAAAVDFAQKFCQFLKENPHYDTPGAETSFSHHFTANFLDIFSLEVSRVFVSDSPTKYNIVPFVGLQNCHVPYGREVTPRKEETSTESLDSMDAPLGASRYLTPAQQVQAHKVSSYGQSRSSEDVSIHAAAKPKFKKGFSLRNMSLCVVDGMKEMWHRKSSPEPGAEAALGGRRAEREPWPAGGKEPGDPREKWTHKLRLSKVPSSKVELVDIQREGTLRYMVADDTNCVGSSQWQKCRLLLRKAVKVEGERFLLEFYVPPKASKPKVSIPLSAIIEVRTTMPLEMPDKDNTFVLKVENGAEYILETIDSLQKHSWVADIQDCIDPGDSGDDIELVSCAQGACLPGRTTSSSCEFLNDEVPRPPDRCALPSTHNTAMATAVPVPHGRGRDSLGELLTHVPLESFLQTLESSPAAGGHLTGEDSEAEAEINLSDFPWFHGTLSRIKAAQLVLFGGARSHGLFVIRQSETRPGEYVLTFNFQGKAKHLRLSLNESGQCHVQHLWFQTIFDMLRHFHTHPIPLESGGAADITLRSYVVAQSPQPDTGPPPPLVSQPPGCRADLPPPHYFCSTAPTGPPVPPPTEGVAVAPTVPVPAPYHRLEGALGPRSRSDSAERRPEPAAASAEDYHEADSARSRTRAVENQYSFY from the exons ATGAACGGCGatgccctgtgccaggagccctcCTCCCCGCTCCCCGACTGGAGGGAGTTCTGCAAGCTGCACGCCCAGGCAGCCGCCGTGGACTTCGCCCAGAAGTTCTGCCAGTTCCTGAAGGAGAACCCCCACTACGACACCCCTGGGGCAGAGACCTCCTTCTCCCACCATTTCACCGCCAACTTCCTGGACATCTTCAGCCTGGAGGTCAGCCGGGTGTTCGTGTCCGACTCTCCCACCAAGTACAACATCGTGCCCTTCGTGGGGCTGCAGAACTGCCACGTGCCCTACGGGCGGGAGGTCACCCCCAGGAAGGAGGAGACGTCCACGGAGTCCCTGGACAGCATGGACGCCCCGCTGGGCGCCAGCCGGTACCTGACCCCGGCCCAGCAGGTGCAGGCTCACAAGGTCTCCTCCTACGGGCAGTCCCGCAGCTCGGAGGACGTCTCCATCCACGCCGCTGCCAAGCCCAAGTTCAAGAAAGGCTTCTCCCTGAGGAACATGAGCCTGTGCGTGGTGGACGGCATGAAGGAGATGTGGCACCGCAAATCCTCCCCGGAGCCGGGCGCCGAGGCCGCGCTGGGCGGCCGCAGGGCCGAGAGGGAGCCGTGGCCGGCGGGGGGCAAGGAGCCCGGGGACCCTCGGGAGAAATGGACACACAAGCTGCGCCTGTCCAAGGTGCCCTCGTCCAAGGTGGAGCTGGTGGACATCCAGAGGGAGGGGACGCTGCGCTACATGGTGGCCGATGACACGAACTGTGTGGGGAGCTCGCAGTGGCAGAAGTGCCGCCTCCTGCTGCGGAAAGCGGTGAAGGTGGAAGGAGAGAGGTTCCTCCTGGAGTTTTATGTCCCTCCAAAG gcTTCCAAACCCAAGGTGAGCATCCCGCTGTCGGCCATCATCGAGGTGCGCACCACCATGCCCCTGGAGATGCCTGACAAAGACAACACCTTCGTCCTAAAG GTGGAGAATGGGGCCGAGTACATCCTGGAGACCATTGACTCCCTGCAGAAACACTCGTGGGTGGCTGACATCCAGGACTGCATCGACCCTGG ggacagtggggATGACATTGAGCTGGTGTCCTGTGCACAGGGAGCCTGTCTGCCAGGCAGGACAACCTCGTCCAGCTGCGAGTTCCTGAATGATG AGGTACCCAGGCCACCAGACAGatgtgccctgcccagcactcaCAACACTGCCATGGCCAccgctgtccctgtgccccacgGCCGGGGCAGGGACTCCCTGGGGGAGCTCCTCACCCACGTCCCACTGGAAAGCTTCCTGCAGACGCTGGaatcctccccagctgctggtgggCATCTCACAG GGGAGGACAGCGAGGCCGAGGCTGAGATCAACCTGTCTGATTTCCCCTGGTTCCACGGGACTCTGTCACGGATCAAGGCAGCCCAGCTGGTGCTCTTTGGGGGCGCCCGCAGTCACGGCTTGTTCGTCATCCGGCAGAGCGAGACGCGGCCGGGCGAGTACGTGCTGACCTTCAACTTCCAGGGGAAAGCCAAG CACCTGCGCCTGTCGCTGAACGAGAGCGGGCAGTGCCACGTGCAGCACCTCTGGTTCCAGACCATCTTTGACATGCTGCGCCACTTCCACACGCACCCCATCCCGCTGGAGTCGGGCGGCGCAGCCGACATCACCCTCCGCAGCTACGTGGTGGCCCAGAGCCCGCAGCCCg ACACCGGCCCCCCGCCACCCCTCGTGTCGCAGCCGCCGGGCTGCCGGGCCGACCTGCCACCTCCACACTacttctgcagcacagcacccacGGGCCCGCCGGTGCCACCACCCACTGAGGGGGTGGCCGTGGCCCCCACTGTCCCGGTCCCCGCACCCTACCACCGCCTGGAGGGTGCCCTGGGCCCCCGGAGCCGCAGCGACAGCGCCGAGCGCCGGCCGGAGCCCGCTGCCGCCAGTGCCGAGGACTACCACGAGGCTGACAGTGCCCGGAGCCGCACCCGGGCGGTGGAAAACCAGTACTCCTTCTACTGA